The following coding sequences are from one Salvelinus namaycush isolate Seneca chromosome 23, SaNama_1.0, whole genome shotgun sequence window:
- the LOC120018851 gene encoding potassium voltage-gated channel subfamily E member 4-like, with product MEKSHNFTTPQVLPLQSANDASQTDKSNGNAYVYIFIVISFYGVFLVGIMLGYVRSKRREKRRSNVFTRLVHEEEQREWGALKKKHSITMTSFQVSLPFSAGSQDVNEGRVLGSPLACALFSIEQTSVSSLCSSADARFAIEEESDSGTAEGPDETLKGSSTDNSDDSAEIQILGEEL from the coding sequence ATGGAGAAGTCACACAACTTCACAACGCCCCAAGTTCTTCCCCTGCAGAGCGCTAATGATGCTTCCCAAACCGACAAAAGCAATGGCAACGCATACGTGTACATTTTCATAGTAATCTCCTTCTATGGAGTCTTCCTCGTTGGTATAATGCTGGGCTATGTTCGCTCCAAAAGGCGGGAGAAGAGAAGGTCGAACGTTTTTACGCGCCTGGTGCACGAGGAGGAGCAGCGGGAATGGGGCGCGCTGAAAAAGAAGCACAGCATCACCATGACCTCCTTCCAGGTATCGCTTCCCTTCTCCGCGGGGAGCCAGGATGTCAATGAAGGAAGGGTCCTGGGCTCCCCTTTGGCCTGCGCCCTGTTCTCCATTGAACAAACCAGTGTCAGTTCACTGTGCTCCTCCGCCGACGCGCGCTTTGCCATCGAGGAGGAGTCGGACAGCGGGACCGCGGAGGGACCGGACGAGACCCTGAAGGGCAGTTCTACTGACAACAGCGACGACTCCGCCGAGATACAGATACTCGGAGAGGAACTGTGA